The Channa argus isolate prfri chromosome 22, Channa argus male v1.0, whole genome shotgun sequence genome has a window encoding:
- the fryb gene encoding protein furry homolog isoform X10, with product MQRLILPSCPHSAVCHRGDIASAAMATSQQDSGFFDISIKSLLKSLGGTSPVGLKPPLPPVIGTSGERKGPVVMAPVNVDPESKPGEFVLKSLFANFTLLSERKIRIIMAEPMEKPLNKSLQRGEDSQFDQLISTMSSLAEYCLPSILRTLFDWYKRQNGLEDESHEYRPRANTKSKNDEQQKDYLLERRDLAIDFIFSLVLIEVLKQIPLHPLLDGLIQEVINLAFKHFKYKEGYLGPNTGNMHIVADLYAEVVGVVAQSRFPAVRKKFISELKELKQKEQSPYVIQSTISLIMGLKFFRIKMYPVEDFEASFLFMQECAQYFLEVKDKDIKHSLAGLFVEILVPVAATVKNEVNVPCLRNFVESLYDTTLDLSSRKKHSLALYPLVTCLLCVSQKQLFLSRWHIFLNNCLSNLKNKDPKMARVALESLYRLLWVYMIRIKCESNTGTQSRLTSITSTLFPKGSRSVVPRDMPLNIFVKIIQFIAQERLDFAMKEIIFDLLSVGKPAKAFSLNPERMNIGLRAFLVIADALQQKDGEPPMPNTGATLPSGNSLKKKKTYLSKTLTEEEAKLIGMSLYYSQVRKALDNILRHLDKEVGRCMMLTSVQMLNKEPEDMITGERKPKIDLFRTCVAAIPRILPDGMSKPELIDLLSRLTVHMDDELRLISQNSLQSLLLDFSDWREDVLFGYTHFLLREVQDTHQCLQDASVKLLLQLLTQWRLALQLQGKMRGGIESSPRLPERSPHCSVLHAVEGLALLLLCSCQISTRKLAVGVLREIRCLFTALGHAEDDDKPMIEVMDQMSPAVMNSFVHVAVSDSSTLPLSHHVDLQWLVEWSARLMSSSYDVKSPSHVWIFAQCMKDPWVLCLHIFLRQEHLPKHCPTALGYAWPYVFTRLQLLLPLVDPNSPVNAKKTSTAGSSDSYISLWRNYLILCLGVAKPSIMSPGHLRASTPEITATTPDGSVTYDNKVIGTPSVAWLLKQLVPLMRAESLEITESLVLGFGCTNALVFRELVEELHPLMKEALERRPENKKRRERRDLLRLQLLRIFELLANAGVISDSTNGALERDSLALGALFLEYVDLTRMLLEAENEKELEVLKDIRAHFSGMVANLIQCVPVLQRRFLFPQQSLRHHLFILFSQWAGPFSVMFTPLDRYSDRNHQITRYQYCALKAMSAVLCCGPVFDNVGLSTDGYLYKWLDNILACHDLRVHRLGCEVVILLLELNPDQINLFNWAVDRCFTGSHQLASGCFKAIATVCGNRNYPCDLVTLLNLVLFKASDTSREIYEISMQLMQVLECKLCAYSKRMVEQKPGNILYGTHGPLPPLYSVNLSQLSIQLASMYPELTLPLFSEVSQRFPTTHPNGRQIMLSYLLPWLSNIELVDTGLLPPASSPCTPEEEPRGQGQGMGLPPSLRGNGWGSLQATSLVLNNLMFMTAKYGDEVPGPEIENAWNALVSNERWSNNLRITLQFLISLCGVSSDTTLLPYIKKVVIYLCRNNTIQTMEELLFELQQTDPVNPVVLHCDNPPFYRFAASNKASTSQTGTTSSSNTVVAGQENLADTDENKLVRENEDRRARAHNRLESRYSNSSGGSYEDEKTDPLPPYAGWLLNVVETNHPQPLPMPVNGGCWAPLVDYLPETITPRGPLHRCNIAVIFMTEMVVDHSVREDWALHLPLLLHALFLGLDHYRPEVYEHSKRLLLHLLIALSCNNNFQVIASVLMLTREISDNKTLTIKSSYHTEYQQSHAPDFLREWQASPVVDSGLSSTSNSSSTSLGGGSSAGSVGNLPLVTPDDLEDLEDTPNETDEKTNKLIEFLSTKAFGPLWVHEDITPKNPNSKSTEQLSNFLRHVVSVFKESKSDFHLEQQLSDVALQTALCSSSRHYAGRSFQIFRALKQPINNHAVSDLVSRLVEVVGEHGDEVQGYVMEVLLTLESVVVNLAECLKNSDLMAALTRTSSPDFVTSDKLMNRKSTGQLNFPGPGFVGLSSQRHQRSYSVPKKFGECGNQSSDPPRSATLDRIQACNSHGLARAGRTSGSCTSSTNRIDPSVLSDPAHVSHPSSILATVFWVAVSLMESDFEFEYQMSLRLVHKLLSKVPIDRAENRERLEKLQAQLRWSGFSGIQQLLLKGFTSPATSDLTLQLFCQLTPVSRVPVVDSSQSIGFPLNVLCLLPHLVQHFGHPNQFCKESAERIAQVCLEEKNTKLSHLAHVMTLYKTCSYTRDPFSWVSVVCRYLHEAFSNITLNMVTYMAELLDKGLPSMQQSLLQIIYCLLSHMDLTAVQVKQFNADVIKTIEKFVHTVHWKDALNILKLVVSRSASLVHPVYGHTAGDLSNLEVSRVWDGSAKALPGKTLDFTFDISETPVIGRRFDELQGSGGREGKARAMAVTRSTSSTSSGSNSNTILVPVSWRRPQSSQKRTREKLVNVLSLCGQEVGLTKNPSVIFSSCGDLDMMEVRESGVSSEEGGTREDTLDDTASEQQFRVFRDFDFLDVELEDGEELQGESVDNFNWGVRRRSLDSTELGDLLEESQHSGSSPSLGHEDPHDSDESSEEEESSTSQSLSHSQLTNPSPSEETNHTDSLSASYDTSVDLQSLSATTPGQGALNEDHRGLPVRVYGEDEDIQAQDDELSLSANEIPHGSDCGESFTLDLPGQPRDHLPSLQNSLNTDYCQPPLDFLDPNCLPSLRDDVDDLEDLGFPPPPSPFFSAILAAFQPIVCDDAEEAWRCHISQLVTDSDGSCAVYTFQVFSSLFKNIQGKFCTLTTDVATYLGEGLRGIGSKFLRSSQMLTTCSDCPTIYIDADTIMSYGLLEKMKFSVLELQEYLDTYNTREEAAVSWLRNCKDTFPRCPGDNVVTCQPGDSEEKQMESLAQLELCQRLYKLHFQLLLLFQSYCSLIGQVHAISSVPELLNMSRELTDLKTSLQAAEAAVASDLEHKHLAHTHAHATQVAALVVPSFPTSEAAVQAILECLKNHEFTKAVRYIQECRRQWPCGVFGGSSESEVQTLLNVYFRHQTLGQTGTIALVGSRQDLSLICSKLLELNKEIRDMICRAQGYRVVTTYLPDSSASGTSL from the exons GTTTCCAGCAGTGAGGAAGAAGTTCATCTCTGAGCTGAAGGAGCTGAAACAGAAGGAGCAGAGCCCCTATGTCATCCAGTCCACTATCAGCCTCATCATGGGACTCAAGTTCTTCCGCATCAAAATGTACCCAGTTGAAGACTTTGAAGCCTCCTTCTTGTTCATGCAG GAGTGTGCGCAGTATTTCTTGGAGGTGAAAGATAAAGATATTAAACACTCATTAGCTGGACTCTTTGTGGAGATACTTGTACCTGTAGCTGCT ACTGTGAAAAACGAGGTGAACGTGCCGTGTCTACGAAACTTCGTAGAGAGTTTGTACGATACCACGCTGGACCTATCCTCTAGGAAGAAACACTCTCTG GCTTTGTATCCTCTGGTGACCTGCCTGCTGTGTGTCAGTCAGAAGCAACTCTTCCTCAGCCGTTGGCACATTTTCCTCAACAACTGCCTCTCAAACCTCAAA AATAAAGACCCCAAGATGGCACGTGTGGCTTTAGAATCACTGTATCGCCTGCTGTGGGTCTACATGATCCGAATAAAGTGTGAGAGCAACACTGGAACACAGAG tcGTCTGACGTCCATAACCTCCACCCTGTTCCCTAAAGGGAGTCGTAGTGTTGTGCCCAGAGACATGCCCCTTAATATATTTGTCAAGATTATCCAGTTTATTGCTCAG GAGAGACTGGATTTTGCCATGAAGGAGATCATATTTGACTTGCTGAGTGTTGGGAAACCTGCCAAAGCCTTCAGTCTCAACCCAGAG CGAATGAACATAGGTTTGCGGGCATTCCTGGTGATAGCCGATGCTTTGCAACAGAAGGATGGAGAGCCTCCTATGCCCAACACTGGAGCCACTCTGCCCTCTGGTAACtctctgaagaagaagaaaacctaTCTCAGCAAGACACTTACAGAAGAAGAAGCCAAACTaatag GCATGTCTTTGTACTACTCCCAGGTGCGAAAGGCTCTGGACAACATCCTTCGACACTTGGACAAGGAGGTGGGACGCTGCATGATGCTCACCAGCGTCCAGATGCTCAACAAAGAACCAGAGGACATGATTAC TGGAGAAAGGAAGCCTAAAATCGACCTGTTCAGGACATGTGTGGCTGCAATTCCTCGTATCCTTCCCGATGGCATGTCCAAACCTGAGCTCATTGACCTGCTCTCACG ACTTACAGTGCACATGGACGATGAGCTACGCCTTATTTCCCAAAACTCCCTACAGAGCCTGTTACTGGATTTCTCAGACTGGAGGGAAGATGTGCTGTTTGGTTACACACATTTCCTTCTGCGTGAG GTTCAAGACACCCATCAGTGTCTGCAGGATGCATCTGTGAAGCTGCTTCTCCAGTTGCTCACGCAATGGAGGTTAGCTCTGCAGCTCCAGGGCAAGATGCGAGGTGGAATTGAG TCTAGCCCTAGGCTGCCAGAGAGAAGCCCTCATTGCTCAGTGCTACATGCAGTTGAGGGCCTGGCCCTGCTGCTCCTCTGTTCATGTCAGATCAGCACAAGGAAGCTGGCAGTCGGCGTTTTAAGAGAAATACGTTGCCTCTTCACAGCTCTTGGACATGCTGAG GATGATGACAAACCCATGATAGAGGTCATGGACCAGATGAGCCCAGCTGTAATGAACAGTTTTGTTCATGTGGCTGTCTCTGACTcg TCCACTTTACCGCTGAGCCACCATGTTGACCTCCAGTGGCTGGTGGAGTGGTCGGCTCGACTCATGAGCAGTTCCTACGATGTGAAGAGCCCGAGCCATGTCTGGATATTTGCCCAGTGTATGAAGGACCCGTGGGTTCTCTGTTTGCACATCTTCTTGCGGCAGGAGCACCTGCCCAAACACTGTCCCACCGCCCTGGGATATGCCTGGCCCTATGTTTTCACACGGCTGCAGTTGCTACTGCCATTGGTTGACCCAAA CAGCCCAGTGAACGCTAAGAAAACCAGCACAGCAGGCTCCAGTGACAGCTACATTTCACTGTGGCGTAACTACTTGATCCTGTGCTTAGGTGTGGCTAAGCCGAGTATCATGTCACCTGGTCATCTTAGAGCTTCTACACCAGAGATCACAGCCACCACGCCCGACGGTAGTGTCACATATGACaacaag GTGATAGGCACTCCCTCAGTAGCCTGGCTTTTAAAACAGCTTGTCCCACTGATGAGAGCTGAGAGTCTGGAGATCACAGAGTCACTGGTGCTGGGGTTTGGTTGCACGAATGCGCTCGTCTTCAG GGAGCTGGTTGAAGAACTCCATCCTTTGATGAAGGAAGCACTGGAACGCAGGCCTgag AACAAGAAGCGTAGAGAGAGAAGGGATCTGCtcaggctgcagctgctgaggaTCTTTGAACTGTTGGCTAATGCGGGAGTTATCAGTGACAG CACCAATGGAGCACTGGAGCGCGATTCTCTTGCACTTGGTGCCTTGTTTCTTGAGTATGTGGATCTAACCCGGATGCTTCTGGAGGCAGAGAATGAGAAGGAGCTGGAGGTGCTTAAAGACATCAGAGCCCATTTCAGTGGGATGGTGGCCAATCTCATCCAGTGTGTTCCTG TCCTCCAAAGGCGCTTCCTCTTCCCTCAACAGTCTCTGCGACACcatctcttcatcctcttcagcCAATGGGCTGGTCCTTTCAGTGTCATGTTCACTCCCCTTGATCGTTACAGTGACCGCAACCACCAGATCACTCGCTACCAGTACTGTGCTCTTAAG GCCATGTCTGCAGTCCTGTGTTGTGGCCCAGTGTTTGACAACGTGGGTCTCTCCACTGATGGATATCTCTACAAATGGCTTGACAACATCTTGGCATGCCACGACCTACGA GTGCACCGTCTGGGGTGTGAGGTAGTGATCCTGCTCTTAGAACTGAACCCAGACCAAATCAATCTTTTTAACTGGGCTGTGGACCGCTGCTTCACTGGGTCTCACCAGTTGGCATCTGGCTGCTTCAAGGCCATTGCCACCGTCTGTGGAAACAG GAATTACCCATGTGACCTTGTGACCTTGCTCAATCTGGTGTTGTTCAAAGCTTCAGACACCAGCAGAGAAATATATGAGATATCCATGCAGCTGATGCAG GTGCTAGAGTGTAAGCTGTGTGCATACTCTAAGCGGATGGTGGAGCAGAAGCCTGGTAATATTTTGTATGGAACTCATGGCCCCCTGCCTCCCCTGTACAGCGTTAACCTGTCTCAACTCTCCATCCAGCTGGCCAGCATGTACCCAGAGCTCACTCTGCCTCTTTTTTCAG AGGTGAGCCAGCGTTTCCCAACCACCCACCCCAATGGCAGACAGATCATGTTATCCTACCTGCTACCATGGCTTAGCAATATCGAGCTAGTGGACACAGGTCTCCTACCCCCTGCCTCAAGCCCCTGCACACCAGAGGAAGAGCCTCGGGGGCAGGGGCAGGGGATGGGTCTGCCCCCTAGTCTAAGGGGTAATGGCTGGGGATCACTGCAGGCGACCTCTCTAGTGCTCAACAACCTCATGTTCATGACTGCTAAG TATGGAGATGAGGTTCCTGGACCAGAGATTGAGAATGCCTGGAATGCTTTGGTGTCCAATGAGAGGTGGAGCAATAACTTGCGGATCACCCTGCAGTTCCTCATCAGCTTGTGTGGAGTCAGCAGTGATACTACACTGCTGCCTTAT ATCAAGAAGGTGGTCATCTACCTGTGTCGCAACAACACCATTCAGACTATGGAGGAGCTCCTGTTTGAGCTTCAGCAGACTGACCCAGTCAACCCTGTGGTCTTGCACTGTGATAACCCTCCCTTTTACCGTTTTGCTGCCAGCAACAAAGCCTCCACCTCCCAAACAG GCACCACCTCTAGCAGTAACACTGTGGTAGCTGGTCAGGAGAACCTGGCAGACACAGATGAGAATAAGCTGGTCAGAGAGAATGAAGACCG TAGGGCCAGGGCTCACAATAGGCTGGAGTCTCGCTACAGCAACAGTTCGGGAGGCTCGTACGAGGATGAAAAGA CTGACCCACTTCCTCCTTATGCTGGTTGGCTACTGAATGTTGTGGAAACCAACCACCCTCAGCCATTACCAATGCCTGTAAACGGAGGCTGCTGGGCTCCTCTGGTGGACTATCTTCCAGAAACCATCACACCTAGAGGACCACTACATAG GTGTAACATTGCAGTGATCTTTATGACTGAAATGGTGGTGGACCACAGCGTGAGAGAAGATTGGGCTCTACATCTGCCCCTACTATTACATGCCCTTTTCTTGG gactggaccactacagacCAGAGGTCTATGAACACAGCAAACGTCTCCTTCTCCACCTTCTCATTGCCCTCTCTTGCAACAATAACTTTCAG GTAATAGCCTCAGTTCTGATGCTAACAAGGGAGATAAGTGACAACAAGACCCTGACCATTAAGTCCAGTTACCACACAGAGTACCAGCAGTCAC ATGCTCCTGACTTCCTGAGAGAGTGGCAGGCATCTCCGGTGGTGGACTCCGGCCTCAGCTCCACCTCCAACTCATCCTCCACCAGTCTGGGTGGTGGCAGCAGTGCTGGAAGTGTTGGAAATTTGCCTCTTGTAACACCTGATGATCTGGAGGACCTTGAGGACACGCCCAATGAGACAGACGAGAAGACAAACAAACTCATCGAGTTTCTGTCCACTAA AGCGTTCGGGCCCCTGTGGGTGCATGAGGACATCACACCAAAGAACCCCAACTCCAAGAGCACAGAGCAGCTGTCCAACTTCCTTCGCCATGTCGTCTCAGTCTTCAAGGAATCCAAGTCTG ACTTCCACTTAGAGCAGCAGCTGAGTGATGTGGCTTTGCAGACAGCGCTGTGCAGCTCATCACGCCACTATGCCGGGCGCTCTTTCCAGATTTTTAGAGCCCTCAAACAGCCAATCAACAACCATGCCGTCTCCGACTTGGTCTCGCGCCTTGTTGAGGTGGTGGGAGAACATGGAGACGAGGTGCAG GGCTATGTGATGGAGGTGCTTTTAACGCTGGAGTCAGTGGTGGTGAATCTAGCTGAATGTTTGAAAAATAGCGACCTTATGGCAGCTCTAACCAG GACATCTTCACCTGACTTTGTGACTAGCGACAAACTGATGAACAGAAAGAGCACTGGTCAGTTAAACTTCCCTGGCCCAGGATTTGTTGGTCTGTCGTCACAGCGCCACCAACGTTCCTACTCGGTCCCCAAGAAGTTTGGTGAGTGTGGCAACCAGTCGAGTGATCCTCCTCGCAGTGCAACTCTGGATCGCATACAG GCTTGCAACAGTCATGGCCTCGCCCGAGCAGGACGAACTTCTGGCTCCTGCACATCATCAACTAATCGTATTGACCCAAGTGTTCTTTCGGATCCTGCCCACGTTTCCCATCCTTCATCAATACTGGCCACTGTCTTCTGGGTGGCAGTGTCGCTTATGGAGTCAGACTTTGAGTTTGAATATCAGATGTCACTTCGTCTTGTTCACAAGCTGCTGTCAAAG GTGCCAATTGACAGAGCAGAGAACCGCGAGCGCCTCGAGAAGCTGCAGGCTCAGCTGAGGTGGAGTGGATTCTCTGGGATTCAGCAGCTTTTGTTGAAGGGTTTCACCTCCCCGGCCACATCTGACCTCACCTTGCAGCTCTTCTGCCAGCTTACGCCAGTCTCCCGTGTGCCGGTCGTTGACAGCTCACAGTCCATAG GTTTCCCGCTGAATGTGCTGTGTCTGCTGCCTCACTTGGTGCAGCACTTTGGCCACCCAAATCAGTTTTGTAAGGAGAGTGCTGAGAGGATTGCACAG GTTTGTTTGGAGGAGAAGAACACAAAGCTTTCTCATTTAGCTCATGTGATGACTCTGTATAAGACATGTTCCTACACACGAGATCCCTTCTCCTGGGTCAGTGTGGTTTGCCGCTACCTTCATGAGGCTTTCTCCAACATCACACTCAATATGGTCACCTATATGGCTGAA CTACTGGATAAGGGTCTTCCCAGCATGCAGCAGTCTCTCCTCCAGATCATATACTGTCTGCTCAGCCACATGGACCTGACTGCTGTACAAGTCAAACAGTTCAATGCTGATGTCATTAAGACCATTGAGAAGTTTGTACAT ACAGTACACTGGAAGGATGCTTTGAACATCTTGAAGCTGGTGGTATCACGCTCTGCCAGCCTAGTCCATCCGGTGTACGGCCACACGGCAGGCGACCTTTCCAACCTAGAAGTCAGCAGGGTTTGGGACGGTTCAGCCAAGGCTCTCCCTGGAAAAACACTGGACTTCACCTTTGACATCTCTGAG ACTCCAGTTATAGGTCGTCGGTTTGATGAGCTGCAGGGTTCAGGGGGCAGAGAAGGAAAGGCCAGAGCCATGGCTGTTACCCGCAGTACTTCCTCCACTTCCTCTGGATCCAACTCCAACACCATCCTGGTGCCTGTCAGCTGGAGGAGGCCACAATCATCTCAG aaaagaacCAGAGAGAAGCTGGTGAATGTTTTATCTCTTTGTGGACAAGAAGTTGGACTCACCAAGAACCCATCT GTGATCTTCTCATCATGTGGTGACTTGGACATGATGGAGGTGAGGGAGAGTGGTGTGTCATCAGAGGAAGGTGGGACCAGAGAGGACACACTAGACGACACTgccagtgagcagcagttcaGGGTTTTCCGAGATTTTGACTTCCTAGATGTGGAGCTTGAAGATGGCGAG GAGCTCCAG GGTGAATCTGTTGACAACTTTAACTGGGGTGTGCGGAGGCGATCTCTGGACAGTACAGAGCTGGGCGACCTGCTAGAGGAGAGCCAGCACTCAGGCAGCAGCCCGAGTCTGGGTCACGAGGACCCACATGATTCAGACGAGTCatcagaggaagaggagtcTTCAACCAGCCAGAgcctctctcactctcagcTT ACTAACCCTTCTCCATCAGAAGAGACCAATCACACTGATTCTTTATCTGCTTCTTACGACACGTCTGTCGACTTGCAGTCCCTCAGTGCGACTACACCTGGCCAGGGAGCCCTAAATGAGGATCACAGGGGCCTACCT GTGAGGGTATATGGTGAGGATGAGGACATTCAGGCTCAGGATGATGAACTATCACTGAGCGCCAATGAGATCCCGCATGGCTCAGACTGTGGTGAGAGCTTCACCCTGGATTTACCGGGCCAACCTCGAGATCATCTGCCCAGTTTGCAAAACAGCCTCAACACAGACTACTGCCAACCACCCCTGGATTTTCTAGACCCCAACTGTCTGCCCAG CTTACGTGATGATGTAGATGACTTGGAGGACCTTGGTTTTCCTCCACCGCCCTCTCCATTTTTCTCCGCCATCTTGGCTGCCTTCCAGCCCATAGTGTGTGATGATGCTGAGGAGGCGTGGCGGTGTCATATCAGCCAGCTTGTGACGGACTCAGACGGCTCTTGTGCCGTCTACACTTTTCAAGTCTTCTCATCTCTCTTCAAG AATATCCAAGGTAAATTCTGCACCCTGACCACTGATGTTGCCACTTACCTAGGAGAGGGCTTAAGAGGCATTGGATCAAAGTTCCTTAGGTCCTCACAAATGCTAACAACATGCTCAGATTGTCCCACAATCTATATCGATGCAGACACC ATTATGTCTTATGGTCTCCTTGAAAAAATGAAGTTCAGTGTGCTGGAGCTCCAAGAGTACCTGGATACTTACAACACAAGAGAGGAGGCTGCTGTATCG tggcTGAGAAACTGTAAGGACACATTTCCCAGGTGCCCCGGTGACAATGTGGTTACGTGCCAGCCTGGAGATTCAGAGGAGAAG CAAATGGAGTCTCTTGCC CAACTGGAGCTTTGTCAGAGGCTCTACAAGCTGCACTTCCAGCTTCTTCTGCTCTTTCAGTCGTACTGCTCGCTCATTGGTCAAGTTCACGCCATCAGCTCAGTGCCTGAA CTGCTGAACATGTCTCGGGAGCTGACTGATCTGAAGACCAGTCTTCAGGCAGCAGAGGCGGCCGTAGCCAGCGACCTGGAACACAAACACTTGGCCCACACCCATGCACACGCCACCCAGGTGGCAGCCCTGGTTGTCCCCAGCTTCCCGACCTCAGAGGCAGCTGTGCAGGCCATACTGGAGTGCCTTAAAAACCATGAGTTCACCAAAGCTGTGCGATACATACAGGAATGCAG GAGGCAGTGGCCCTGTGGAGTGTTTGGCGGCAGCTCAGAGAGCGAAGTCCAGACATTGCTCAATGTCTACTTTCGTCACCAGACGCTGGGTCAGACAGGCACCATTGCCCTGGTCGGTTCCCGCCAGGACCTCAGCCTGATCTGCTCCAAGCTACTGGAACTCAACAAGGAAATCCGCGACATGATCTGCCGCGCCCAGGGTTACCGGGTCGTCACAACCTACCTCCCCGACTCCAGTGCCTCTGGGACAAGCCTCTGA